In Sulfuricurvum sp., the following proteins share a genomic window:
- a CDS encoding secretin N-terminal domain-containing protein — MKSAVNLLIVFLFALSPVYADNTPKSEKASIAIDGMELGDFIKLVARLSHKNIFVTEDIGGKISYAGNHPIHREDLFTLLQTTLEARGMTMIDSGAGYYSIVKSADAASMNVPFLAKSDIPQLQTEILHLKYAMAEPMAVKVKNYSSKNGKVVPSKESNSLIVTDLPANIKTMRKLIDAMDIRDETTANYTHLIQLKNADAKNLVTTLNTVIAKMTLSPGQQPPSIASDDSTNSLIIISSDDLFKTLLPTIQGLDGDRQQVYVKARIIEISESKAQEVGFKYGLSGGSFGSGGIFSFNSSLGDGKTGAINLDSLLLKSITIPTLSSGIALGASISLLNSNGAADILSEPSILCIDNQESSIYVGKTESISTGTTLTGTGLTQSSYTRQDIGLTLKIKPRLSNDNKVLLAVETKLEDIDATNTNLQLPSTTKREVKTSAIVNNGESVIIGGLIKDKYDSSNSKVPFFGDLPILGNLFKDKATSHDKINLVIILTPYILDKSTDLATLRTQLDELDKIQQQYIDDVVKNVKEQH, encoded by the coding sequence ATGAAATCAGCCGTTAATCTTTTAATCGTTTTTCTTTTTGCCCTCAGCCCTGTGTATGCTGATAATACGCCGAAGAGTGAGAAAGCCAGTATTGCCATTGACGGTATGGAACTTGGAGACTTTATCAAATTGGTAGCGAGACTCAGTCATAAAAATATTTTCGTTACCGAAGATATTGGGGGAAAAATCAGTTATGCCGGAAATCATCCGATTCACCGCGAAGATCTTTTCACTCTCCTTCAAACGACACTGGAAGCGCGCGGAATGACGATGATCGATTCCGGTGCCGGATATTATTCGATCGTAAAAAGTGCTGATGCCGCTTCGATGAACGTCCCGTTTTTAGCTAAAAGCGATATCCCGCAGCTGCAAACGGAAATACTCCATCTAAAATACGCTATGGCGGAACCTATGGCGGTAAAAGTAAAAAATTATTCCAGTAAGAACGGGAAAGTCGTCCCTTCAAAAGAGTCTAACTCTCTAATCGTCACCGATCTTCCTGCGAATATTAAGACGATGCGAAAGCTGATAGATGCCATGGATATACGAGATGAAACAACGGCAAACTATACCCATCTCATCCAGCTAAAAAATGCCGATGCAAAAAATCTCGTGACCACTCTGAACACCGTTATCGCTAAAATGACCCTGTCTCCAGGGCAGCAGCCGCCGAGTATTGCCAGTGATGATTCGACGAATTCATTGATTATTATCAGCAGTGACGATCTCTTCAAAACACTGTTGCCAACCATTCAGGGGCTTGACGGTGATCGTCAGCAAGTTTATGTCAAAGCAAGAATTATCGAAATCAGTGAAAGCAAAGCACAAGAAGTCGGATTCAAATACGGACTCTCCGGTGGATCGTTCGGTTCAGGGGGAATATTCTCATTCAACTCGTCTCTTGGGGATGGGAAAACGGGCGCCATCAATCTCGATTCATTGCTGCTAAAATCCATCACTATTCCAACCCTAAGCTCAGGGATTGCATTGGGTGCCAGCATCTCATTGCTCAACAGCAACGGTGCGGCAGATATACTCTCAGAACCCTCTATTTTATGTATCGACAACCAAGAATCGTCAATCTATGTAGGTAAAACCGAATCAATCAGCACGGGAACGACTTTAACGGGAACAGGGCTGACACAATCGAGTTATACGCGTCAGGATATCGGGTTGACGCTCAAAATAAAACCTCGACTTTCGAATGACAATAAAGTGCTTTTGGCCGTTGAAACCAAGCTCGAAGATATTGATGCTACCAATACCAATCTGCAATTGCCGAGTACCACTAAACGAGAAGTGAAAACATCCGCCATCGTTAACAACGGAGAGAGTGTCATAATCGGTGGATTGATCAAAGATAAATATGACAGCAGCAATTCGAAAGTCCCTTTCTTCGGCGACTTGCCGATTCTTGGGAATCTTTTCAAAGACAAAGCCACATCGCATGACAAAATTAATTTGGTCATCATCTTAACTCCTTATATTCTGGATAAAAGTACCGATTTGGCGACCCTTCGAACGCAGCTGGATGAGTTGGATAAAATCCAACAGCAGTATATTGACGATGTCGTAAAAAATGTTAAGGAACAGCATTAA
- a CDS encoding GspE/PulE family protein, translating to MVQIPLFSEVNAIAFTPEGIDPFETIREGLLFAQINEQHYAILSSRDTATALSSYNRLSLDLPLAHLDEQTYETLYLKFLELKTDSELTQSVSQEEPYEDELSLIDFLKNSSDLLTSEESAPIIKFVNTIFYQALKRRASDIHIETHEKKGEVRFRIDGVLSKHIDLDKAIISLVISRIKVISNLDIAEKRLPQDGRTQIKIAGKSLDVRVSVLPTYHGERVVMRLLMHAASIPGLEELGFNHSTTERFYELLKFSHGIILVTGPTGSGKSTTLHSFLQRLSGPEKNVMSIEDPVEYDAAHVSQIAVNSKIGLTFAEGLRSILRQDPDIILVGEIRDGETAQIAIQAAMTGHLVFSTLHTNNATSAVTRLVDMGVDKFMVTSTLLGVLAQRLVRKVCTECHELHTIDPVDASDLDLPTETIIAKSVGCPTCGGTGYRGRIAVGELLMMDENVQTLMKQCENDVELRTAMKGSMAFLADQLKDLLISHETTLEEILRVGVKEI from the coding sequence ATGGTTCAAATTCCTCTTTTTTCCGAGGTCAATGCCATCGCGTTTACTCCAGAGGGTATTGACCCATTTGAGACAATACGTGAAGGTTTGCTTTTTGCCCAGATCAACGAGCAGCACTATGCCATCCTCTCCTCACGTGATACGGCTACGGCTCTCTCGTCGTATAACAGGCTTTCATTGGATCTTCCGCTTGCCCATTTGGACGAGCAAACGTATGAGACGTTATACCTAAAATTTTTAGAGCTTAAAACTGATAGTGAACTGACTCAGAGTGTTTCTCAGGAAGAGCCGTACGAGGATGAACTTTCCCTGATCGATTTCCTGAAAAACTCGTCTGATCTGCTTACCAGCGAAGAATCTGCACCGATCATAAAATTTGTCAATACCATTTTTTATCAGGCTCTGAAACGGCGGGCCAGCGATATCCATATCGAAACACATGAGAAAAAAGGGGAAGTACGTTTTCGTATCGACGGCGTCCTTTCAAAGCATATCGATCTGGATAAAGCGATAATCAGTTTGGTCATCAGCCGGATTAAAGTCATCTCCAACCTTGATATCGCAGAAAAACGTCTTCCCCAAGACGGCCGTACACAGATTAAAATTGCCGGAAAATCGTTAGATGTGCGTGTATCGGTTTTGCCCACCTATCACGGCGAACGGGTTGTTATGCGTTTGCTCATGCATGCCGCATCCATTCCCGGATTGGAAGAGCTCGGATTTAATCATTCTACGACGGAACGTTTTTATGAACTGCTCAAATTCTCACACGGCATCATTCTAGTGACCGGACCGACCGGAAGCGGAAAATCGACAACGCTTCACTCTTTTCTTCAGCGTCTTTCAGGCCCTGAGAAAAATGTAATGTCGATCGAGGATCCGGTCGAATATGATGCCGCTCACGTTAGTCAGATAGCGGTGAATTCGAAGATCGGCTTGACGTTTGCCGAAGGGCTGCGCTCCATCTTGCGTCAAGACCCTGATATTATCCTTGTCGGTGAGATAAGAGACGGAGAAACGGCTCAAATCGCGATTCAGGCGGCAATGACAGGTCATCTCGTTTTCTCGACGCTTCATACGAATAATGCGACATCGGCGGTTACCCGTCTTGTGGACATGGGTGTGGATAAGTTTATGGTGACCTCCACACTTTTAGGGGTATTGGCACAGCGGCTGGTGCGTAAGGTCTGTACGGAGTGTCATGAGCTTCACACGATCGATCCGGTTGATGCAAGTGATCTTGATTTACCGACTGAAACAATCATAGCAAAAAGTGTCGGTTGTCCTACATGCGGTGGGACAGGATATCGGGGCCGTATCGCCGTAGGTGAATTGCTGATGATGGATGAAAATGTTCAAACTTTGATGAAACAGTGTGAAAATGACGTAGAACTTCGTACGGCGATGAAAGGATCTATGGCATTTTTAGCCGATCAGCTAAAAGACCTTTTGATTTCACATGAGACGACGTTGGAAGAGATACTCCGCGTCGGTGTTAAAGAGATTTAA
- a CDS encoding type II secretion system F family protein, giving the protein MEFVYKGLNPDGAQISGTLESASLDEAKRQLRAQGIIYSSLDAQSGSLVDLFGILGTRAIPSSLLTRISRDLAVYLRAGVPLIRALSLQERQYRNEPKTERFFASLITLLDEGKSLSAALESQNIYTIPSFYLGTLRASEDRGVLAAVLSELASYIQVGEQIRAQLTKAFIYPGFIVAVSILTVSFMLSSVVPKLSAIFETMGQELPALTRGVLSLSSFFSASWPWILLLIGMITLMVTSALKNRPAFRYQVDRILLSIPVVGNIIQTSDLARFSAVASLLIRSGIPIVKAISLAGGTLSSSVLKAQFAYGAERIVEGGRLSTSLAAAEHVELDEAFIGALAVGEETSELPSMLESLSELYMERNREMIGLFLSLLEPTLILVVGGIIGVIVTAMLLPIFSLSLG; this is encoded by the coding sequence ATGGAATTCGTCTACAAAGGGCTCAATCCTGATGGTGCCCAGATCAGCGGAACTTTGGAATCGGCTTCGTTGGATGAAGCCAAGCGCCAGCTCAGAGCACAGGGGATCATCTACTCCTCTTTAGATGCTCAGAGCGGATCACTGGTCGATTTGTTCGGGATACTCGGTACTAGAGCGATCCCCTCATCGCTTTTGACCCGTATCAGTCGTGATCTGGCCGTTTATCTACGTGCAGGTGTACCGTTGATACGGGCACTTTCATTGCAGGAGCGCCAATATCGAAATGAACCTAAAACGGAACGATTTTTTGCCTCTTTGATCACCTTGCTGGATGAGGGTAAAAGCTTATCAGCCGCTCTTGAGTCCCAAAATATCTATACGATTCCCTCTTTTTATCTGGGGACGCTCCGTGCCAGTGAAGATCGCGGTGTTTTGGCAGCAGTACTCAGTGAACTTGCCTCGTATATCCAAGTCGGCGAGCAAATCCGTGCCCAGCTCACCAAGGCATTTATTTATCCCGGTTTTATCGTCGCCGTTTCGATCCTCACTGTTTCGTTTATGCTCAGTTCGGTCGTTCCGAAACTCTCAGCAATTTTTGAAACGATGGGACAAGAATTACCTGCCTTGACGCGCGGTGTATTGTCCCTCTCATCGTTTTTTTCCGCCTCATGGCCATGGATACTTCTTCTCATTGGAATGATCACGCTCATGGTCACTTCTGCATTGAAAAATCGTCCTGCATTCCGTTATCAGGTTGACCGTATTTTATTGTCGATACCGGTTGTCGGGAACATTATCCAAACGAGTGATTTGGCACGCTTCAGTGCCGTTGCATCGCTTTTGATTCGCTCCGGCATTCCCATCGTAAAGGCCATATCTCTTGCCGGAGGGACACTTTCATCTTCGGTGTTAAAAGCGCAGTTTGCGTATGGAGCCGAGCGGATCGTTGAGGGGGGGCGGCTTTCTACGTCACTTGCTGCTGCGGAACATGTTGAATTGGATGAAGCATTTATCGGTGCATTGGCTGTCGGTGAAGAGACGAGCGAATTGCCGAGTATGCTGGAGAGTCTTTCCGAACTGTATATGGAACGTAACCGTGAGATGATCGGATTGTTTCTCTCACTGCTGGAACCGACATTGATCTTAGTGGTGGGAGGGATCATCGGTGTCATCGTCACGGCGATGCTATTGCCGATTTTTTCTTTGAGTTTGGGGTAG
- the gspG gene encoding type II secretion system major pseudopilin GspG produces MKNSRKRNAFTLIEIMVVIIILGLLAAFVIPNITGKSEEAKQKLVCVQMKSLSEGLKMFKIDNGSYPTTEEGIAALITNPSSDTYPSYSKNGYLEGKNLPKDPWNHPYIYLNDGTTFDLVSLGADGKEGGSDDGKDQKLSECR; encoded by the coding sequence ATGAAAAATAGTCGAAAACGAAATGCATTTACTTTGATAGAGATCATGGTTGTTATAATTATTCTTGGATTGTTAGCGGCTTTTGTCATTCCGAATATTACGGGTAAAAGCGAAGAGGCAAAACAAAAATTGGTGTGTGTCCAAATGAAGAGCCTCTCCGAAGGGCTAAAAATGTTTAAAATCGATAACGGTTCGTATCCGACTACAGAAGAGGGGATCGCGGCATTGATTACCAACCCTTCGAGCGATACGTATCCTTCCTACAGTAAAAACGGTTATTTGGAAGGGAAAAATCTTCCGAAAGATCCTTGGAATCACCCTTATATCTATTTGAACGACGGGACAACGTTCGATCTCGTCTCTTTAGGTGCGGACGGAAAAGAAGGGGGAAGTGATGACGGGAAGGATCAAAAGCTTTCTGAATGTCGCTAA
- a CDS encoding prepilin-type N-terminal cleavage/methylation domain-containing protein — translation MSLIAVRKGFTLIELIIVIAIMGMVAALVSSRLTHIADHCSALTPPSIKNYLSAFNSNKRLELFCYDNCTQCDLWEGDKKVRSSLNMESNGSLRVRQFDRFGHLVYADPVIHAEGTAMRDGCFEFFLYPDGVSSSLILESQTTFIAYSPLSDSVIQGDEDQVRTSLYDSSLMNKDSYYGNR, via the coding sequence ATGTCGCTAATAGCAGTTCGCAAAGGATTTACACTTATTGAACTTATTATCGTTATTGCTATCATGGGAATGGTAGCGGCGTTAGTAAGTTCGCGTTTAACACACATTGCCGATCACTGCTCGGCACTCACTCCGCCCAGTATAAAAAATTATCTCAGTGCCTTTAATTCAAACAAACGGCTTGAACTGTTTTGTTATGACAATTGCACGCAATGCGATTTGTGGGAAGGGGATAAAAAAGTTCGCTCTTCTCTCAATATGGAAAGCAACGGATCTCTCAGAGTCCGACAATTTGATCGTTTCGGACATTTGGTGTATGCCGATCCCGTCATTCACGCAGAAGGTACTGCAATGAGAGACGGGTGCTTTGAATTTTTCCTTTATCCGGATGGTGTTTCCAGTTCTCTTATTCTCGAATCACAAACGACGTTTATTGCCTATAGCCCTTTGTCTGATTCGGTGATACAAGGAGATGAGGATCAGGTACGTACTTCTTTGTATGACTCTTCACTTATGAATAAGGACAGCTATTATGGGAACCGCTAG
- a CDS encoding prepilin-type N-terminal cleavage/methylation domain-containing protein yields MGTARKGFSIIEVLVAVVITSIAGMALMESAAQGRRAYDTAVKHQKDSELAALIALSSNTMGGAGESDLATLMSTRYLIDNVRITEKLKPYHFVLKTERSHIWDVQGEGNETQRAVALISANAIEQTMIETDGVRTTLYGLSGEGW; encoded by the coding sequence ATGGGAACCGCTAGAAAGGGATTTTCCATAATCGAAGTATTGGTGGCGGTTGTTATCACTTCTATTGCAGGGATGGCGTTAATGGAATCGGCTGCTCAGGGAAGACGTGCTTATGATACGGCTGTGAAACATCAAAAAGATTCTGAATTAGCGGCATTGATAGCCCTCTCTTCGAATACGATGGGTGGAGCAGGGGAAAGCGATTTGGCAACGCTTATGTCAACACGCTATCTTATTGATAACGTGCGTATCACTGAAAAGTTAAAACCGTATCATTTTGTGTTAAAAACAGAGCGTTCCCATATCTGGGATGTTCAGGGGGAAGGGAATGAAACGCAAAGAGCAGTTGCACTGATCTCAGCCAATGCAATCGAGCAGACAATGATCGAAACGGATGGAGTCCGGACCACTTTGTACGGATTAAGCGGAGAGGGATGGTAA
- a CDS encoding type II secretion system protein J, producing MVMRRGFTLIELLVAIILFSLIAAFLYGGIDQVRLMRLFYSEKGKEFKHHERVRSLLYRDLAQAEKMTIIEGDSDHSIVVLQPERHSLYGIVLPNVVWLVIRKNNTLTRIESAESIQIPLDPTKFYGMHSNSVASGCTTFRVYESSAGRFASLMCENDEIMVESPR from the coding sequence ATGGTAATGCGGCGCGGATTTACGTTGATTGAATTATTGGTTGCCATCATACTCTTTAGTCTGATTGCTGCTTTTTTGTACGGAGGAATCGATCAAGTCCGTCTCATGCGTCTTTTTTATTCGGAAAAAGGGAAAGAATTCAAACATCATGAGAGAGTCCGATCTCTTTTGTATCGCGATTTGGCGCAAGCGGAAAAAATGACAATTATTGAAGGTGACAGTGATCACAGTATTGTTGTGTTACAGCCTGAACGACATTCGCTTTATGGAATCGTCCTTCCGAATGTAGTATGGCTGGTGATACGGAAAAACAATACCTTGACCCGTATTGAATCGGCGGAGAGTATTCAAATTCCATTAGACCCGACAAAGTTTTATGGGATGCATAGCAATAGTGTTGCATCCGGATGTACGACATTCCGGGTCTATGAATCATCAGCAGGACGATTTGCCTCTCTAATGTGCGAAAATGATGAAATAATGGTTGAATCCCCCCGTTAA
- a CDS encoding response regulator transcription factor, producing the protein MYILIIDDNEELLYALEHLLKGTNYHVDVAKTLQEGELSISQKKYDLILLDWMLPDGSGIDLLSRMRRENVRTPILFFSSKKEVEDKVEALDCGADDYLEKPFSNIELLARIRALLRRESVQKQTQLQIGELTIDFSSRSVLALNEPVKLSSKEFELLELLVLNANTVLTRYQISEHLSRDFDHLTASNIVDAHIKNLRKKLNADDLIQTVRGVGYMIAK; encoded by the coding sequence ATGTACATACTGATTATTGATGACAATGAAGAATTACTATATGCACTTGAGCATCTTTTAAAAGGTACTAATTACCATGTAGATGTTGCCAAAACACTTCAGGAAGGTGAACTCAGTATCTCTCAAAAAAAATATGATCTGATTCTTTTAGACTGGATGCTACCTGACGGCAGCGGAATCGATCTGTTGTCACGAATGCGTCGTGAAAATGTACGGACTCCTATCTTGTTTTTTTCTTCAAAAAAAGAGGTGGAGGATAAGGTTGAAGCACTGGATTGCGGAGCCGATGATTATCTGGAAAAACCATTTTCCAACATAGAATTGTTGGCTAGAATCAGAGCCTTATTACGGCGAGAGAGTGTCCAAAAACAAACACAACTCCAGATCGGTGAACTAACCATCGATTTTTCGTCCCGAAGTGTACTGGCTCTCAACGAACCGGTAAAGCTCTCAAGCAAGGAATTTGAGCTGTTGGAGTTGCTCGTTTTGAATGCAAATACGGTTTTGACACGGTATCAGATCTCGGAACATTTGAGTCGTGATTTTGATCATCTCACCGCAAGTAATATCGTAGATGCCCATATTAAAAATCTTCGTAAAAAACTCAATGCCGATGATCTAATTCAGACAGTACGGGGTGTCGGATATATGATTGCAAAGTAA
- a CDS encoding HAMP domain-containing sensor histidine kinase, whose amino-acid sequence MRRWNNLPIVYKLFITLFGGIAIIIIALLSYLWGYESELMLNKEQDILHTQSVSVANDLKSHIERLQKEILFLSHLEVMDDMVVQDMDRRITSLLEQKADDLGESISLFMVSPDFTIHASSKSSLINTTFKGVHSIKYALKHHKSYFFLGDNLYLFTPAYGSFNTKEFLGYLVMSYPMKNFALRLKSDQNFYRWITPPSSLSFLYKNNSPILAMNSYLHDTITLDGVLEGWEFHYAMPKNETLSLLYHFQTLFLSAFGIGLALIGFLVWIIVLRIVKPLRELSNTAKSIAMTGDYSQTVTETGGDEIGMMAHSFNTLMSTTRLSMERIELLGKTQAALQAKSSFLSSMSHELRTPLGSILSLTQYMMIQPETPESMRETLGKIENSSHYLLGVINNILDLAKVESGKMEPHIAPCNPITLIEDALELVTPLAEDKGLYITTIFEPIETVLMSDARLLGQVVINLLSNAIKYTEKGYIQVQIQYIKDLYVLEVKDTGCGIAHEALDNLFDEFYQVRSQRQSGLEGSGLGLAISKRIALLLKGDLFINSLGEGKGTNAIFHFRSF is encoded by the coding sequence ATGCGCCGATGGAATAATTTACCGATCGTCTATAAGCTTTTTATCACCCTTTTCGGGGGTATCGCCATTATTATTATTGCGTTACTCTCCTATTTATGGGGATACGAGTCGGAGTTAATGCTAAACAAAGAACAGGATATCCTCCATACGCAGTCCGTGTCGGTCGCAAATGATTTAAAAAGCCATATTGAACGCTTACAAAAAGAGATTCTTTTCTTATCCCATCTCGAAGTAATGGATGATATGGTTGTTCAGGATATGGACCGGCGTATCACAAGCTTATTGGAACAAAAGGCCGACGACTTGGGAGAATCCATCTCATTATTTATGGTTAGTCCCGATTTTACGATACATGCTTCCTCAAAATCAAGTCTGATTAATACCACATTTAAAGGGGTACACTCGATCAAATATGCCCTAAAACACCATAAATCCTATTTTTTTCTTGGAGACAATCTCTATTTATTTACACCGGCATACGGTTCTTTTAATACGAAAGAGTTTTTAGGCTATTTAGTCATGTCCTATCCTATGAAAAATTTTGCTTTACGATTAAAAAGTGATCAAAATTTCTATCGATGGATTACCCCGCCTTCTTCATTATCCTTTCTGTACAAAAATAATTCACCAATCCTGGCTATGAATTCCTATCTACATGACACCATCACTTTGGATGGAGTTTTGGAAGGATGGGAGTTTCATTATGCCATGCCAAAAAATGAGACCCTTTCACTGCTTTACCATTTTCAGACACTTTTTTTAAGTGCATTCGGAATCGGTCTTGCCCTTATCGGTTTCTTGGTCTGGATCATAGTATTGCGTATTGTAAAACCCCTGCGTGAACTTTCCAATACCGCTAAAAGCATTGCAATGACCGGTGACTATTCCCAAACCGTCACAGAGACGGGAGGTGATGAAATCGGAATGATGGCTCATTCCTTTAATACATTGATGTCCACCACACGCCTCAGTATGGAACGTATCGAATTACTGGGCAAGACACAAGCCGCATTGCAAGCCAAGTCTTCATTTCTATCCTCAATGTCACACGAACTTCGTACTCCTCTTGGTTCTATACTTAGTTTGACGCAATATATGATGATACAGCCCGAGACACCGGAATCGATGCGGGAGACCTTAGGGAAAATCGAAAATTCTTCCCATTATCTCTTAGGGGTAATCAATAACATTTTAGATTTAGCCAAAGTAGAATCGGGGAAAATGGAGCCGCATATTGCACCATGCAATCCAATTACTCTCATTGAAGATGCATTGGAATTGGTAACTCCATTAGCAGAAGACAAAGGGCTCTATATCACTACTATATTTGAACCGATAGAGACGGTACTAATGAGTGACGCGCGTCTGCTTGGACAAGTTGTAATAAACCTACTTTCAAACGCAATCAAATACACGGAAAAGGGGTATATTCAGGTACAAATTCAATATATAAAAGATTTGTATGTTTTAGAGGTAAAAGACACCGGATGCGGTATCGCCCATGAAGCACTGGATAACTTATTTGATGAATTTTATCAAGTCCGTTCACAACGTCAAAGCGGATTAGAGGGAAGTGGTTTAGGACTCGCTATCAGTAAACGGATTGCTTTATTACTCAAAGGAGATTTGTTTATTAACAGCTTAGGGGAAGGAAAAGGGACTAATGCCATATTCCATTTTCGCAGCTTTTAA
- a CDS encoding lytic transglycosylase domain-containing protein codes for MKKYFLSLLLFIFTDSYAETTVYDCYFDEAGQHYNIPPLLLKKIATIESGINPKAINKNANGTVDYGLMQINSSHLRRLSQWGINEQNILDPKVNIYAGSWLLSEHIKEHGFNLQAVGRYHSATPVYKEKWLNRLAASFKEL; via the coding sequence ATGAAAAAATATTTTTTAAGTTTGCTTCTTTTCATTTTTACCGACAGTTATGCAGAAACGACAGTGTATGATTGTTATTTCGATGAAGCAGGACAACATTACAACATCCCTCCTTTGCTGCTCAAAAAAATTGCAACCATCGAAAGCGGCATTAACCCAAAAGCCATCAACAAAAATGCCAACGGAACGGTGGATTACGGATTAATGCAAATCAATTCCTCCCATCTGCGCAGACTTTCGCAATGGGGAATCAACGAACAAAATATCCTTGATCCGAAGGTAAATATTTATGCCGGAAGCTGGTTGCTTTCAGAACATATCAAAGAACACGGATTTAATCTTCAAGCGGTTGGGCGCTACCATTCTGCAACCCCGGTCTACAAAGAGAAATGGCTTAACCGGCTCGCAGCATCTTTTAAAGAATTATAA
- a CDS encoding DNA polymerase IV — protein MIIHLDLDCFFASCERLRNPSLIGKRLVVGGRGDPFIFDKKPAQAKKLVTLNSGAFVPSLFHAPHDSSHYFNDGDKIRGIVTTASYEARAFGVKTGMSIYEALRLCPDLILVPPNHLLYHTLSHELMEYLATVVPVMEQYSIDEMFGDLRGWIEENETENFIKYLQEQISKEFKLPVSIGASTSKWIAKLATSTAKPYGVRVVPKKEIEAFVKPIPIDEFPGVGKAFSAKMNHYGIKTVGDAWKSETLITSWGRAGQDLYARLTGRDNESVSPSRSRKGIGMSRSMDHPVKERKELFRRICVMVRHWSHTIMKLGVNPTTYAFSLGYENWGSSKKQYTTYRLFNEPFIQHFAHEKFKELDLYPHIPIRYISMSATKFIHHDPKTFNILEYDNDTKMRSLTDALTQMREKYGMDIVRGGSEL, from the coding sequence ATGATAATTCATTTAGATTTAGACTGCTTTTTTGCTTCTTGTGAACGGCTCCGCAACCCTTCACTCATCGGTAAACGGCTCGTTGTCGGCGGAAGGGGCGATCCTTTTATTTTTGATAAGAAGCCCGCTCAGGCAAAAAAACTCGTTACCCTCAACTCCGGTGCTTTTGTCCCCTCACTCTTTCATGCACCGCATGATTCCAGCCATTATTTCAATGATGGGGATAAAATACGCGGTATCGTAACGACCGCAAGCTATGAAGCCAGAGCCTTCGGGGTAAAAACGGGAATGAGCATTTATGAAGCGTTACGGCTCTGCCCTGACCTTATACTTGTTCCTCCGAATCATCTGTTATATCATACGCTCAGTCATGAGCTAATGGAGTATTTGGCTACCGTCGTTCCGGTTATGGAGCAATACAGTATTGATGAGATGTTTGGGGATTTACGAGGTTGGATAGAAGAAAATGAAACCGAAAATTTCATTAAGTATCTTCAAGAACAAATTTCCAAAGAGTTCAAGCTTCCTGTATCAATAGGAGCAAGTACGTCCAAATGGATTGCCAAACTCGCGACCTCTACCGCTAAGCCCTATGGGGTACGCGTAGTTCCCAAAAAAGAGATCGAAGCATTTGTCAAACCGATTCCTATCGATGAATTCCCCGGTGTCGGAAAAGCATTTTCAGCCAAGATGAACCACTACGGTATTAAAACCGTTGGAGATGCATGGAAATCAGAAACCCTGATCACTTCATGGGGAAGAGCGGGACAAGATCTCTATGCCAGATTAACGGGTAGGGATAACGAATCCGTATCTCCCAGTAGAAGCCGCAAAGGGATCGGAATGTCCCGATCTATGGATCATCCGGTAAAAGAACGCAAAGAGCTCTTTAGACGTATCTGTGTAATGGTGCGACATTGGAGTCATACCATTATGAAACTTGGGGTCAATCCAACAACGTATGCGTTCTCTCTCGGATATGAAAACTGGGGAAGTTCCAAGAAACAATACACGACGTACAGGCTGTTCAACGAACCCTTCATTCAACATTTTGCTCACGAAAAATTTAAAGAGCTTGACTTGTACCCGCATATTCCCATACGCTATATATCTATGAGTGCCACAAAATTTATCCATCATGATCCGAAAACATTTAATATTCTAGAATATGATAATGACACCAAGATGAGAAGCCTCACCGATGCTCTAACGCAAATGAGGGAAAAATACGGTATGGATATCGTAAGAGGCGGCAGTGAGTTGTAA